One genomic window of Daphnia pulex isolate KAP4 chromosome 12, ASM2113471v1 includes the following:
- the LOC124209829 gene encoding protocadherin Fat 4-like isoform X12, which yields MKSDAYVLVTGLMIAALASLPEVQSQDCVFISEMQVIIPSGETESVTIDETEQKDKVILSLTTSSGNVSCLDEGTPFSKYIEYLHTANTNLKFSIKKEIGDDLDDGNVNKEGVLLGRCTLSCPQVTVPTLLFIAVTITPVNTQSPKFNASSVELTLDENFPKGLDFSYLIVEALGGPLTVSDKDLPSQNLKFGVSDERFKVLENETKRTEYNDTQGYLRFTYEPRIAVKSQLNSSESPITFNLIATDTGNPSKESLFPITVNIVPQDVRDPEFEKPYYTSAIPDSSFTGILPVKPNILARDGDTIIDIQLRYEIVDKGGLNVKLKNTQPDKGVPIEIELTTAVEGTPTDKMRYIVIKAIQTDDDSRSETVALAVELPQAVVTTTTITSTLATCPPPTCPTSTTPNSTSCPIVTCPAPNTTTSPLICDCTTTPVAATCPTTTAPPADSTVHFEKQQYASEILENSPVNTFIVELSATTTTSNEKPEYSLESYDAKYFQVDPKTGIVTTAQSLPVGDYLVDAIAQIPSGDKDRARIVISVVAGISCNGTQFGSPLYDFPVAERTTGIVGHVDLRSTDTNTDDYTLSISSCSPPSMTDSFDVNQNGDVVVVSPFNWTNDRTRIVLTISAENLVNARMTPISTIVNIDVLDINEAPQFTSYGSSLLIGYPDRTYFDPSVQMPLITVKAYDGDQVENATLTYHVMNEFEVFDMDLLAGSLFVKGVDTLNWETSRTVQIAARDKHGLQGTLNITVKPLSDNFITLMNAKSQSDSLTDETVATDMSRILGCQVVVLRMEKSPALSARVTPSALEGYNYKITLYALNKTTFITRDEFTQKFNQANVAGLNWTVDENLGLSAPQEYQVESKIDTLSQEVQSYTIATAVLGALLGLALVAVVVYLVYVKKFKAERPWSKAVGAASLDVDKKHWDQRSFARSSVQDDEASEGQVDIYNREFYGETFKASSTPVIRFSIEKPVVDKTVQPTQTKTVEEEAYCPPTPLPKKSILKDPNSTTDKSSKQKTNVESKLEDTAGVKFSPTPEVIQVAATASEIQEVDLDKSNKDDDDDEFLIEEF from the exons atgAAAAGTGACGCTTACGTTTTGGTAACGGGACTGATGATTGCTGCCCTCGCCAGTCTGCCGGAAGTCCAGTCTCAAG ATTGCGTTTTCATTTCTGAGATGCAGGTCATAATACCGTCGGGAGAGACGGAGAGTGTGACAATCGATGAAACTGaacaaaaagacaaagttATTTTGAGTCTAACAACTTCTTCTGGAA ACGTTAGTTGCTTGGATGAAGGAACTCCTTTCTCTAAATATATTGAATATTTGCACACTGCAAATACCAATTTGAAATTCTccataaaaaaggaaattggtgACGACCTTGACGACGGCAACGTAAATAAG GAAGGGGTATTGCTAGGACGGTGTACACTGTCCTGTCCCCAAGTAACCGTCCCCACCTTATTATTT ATCGCTGTCACCATTACTCCTGTAAATACCCAATCGCCAAAGTTCAATGCCAGTTCAGTAGAATTGACTTTGGACGAAAATTTTCCTAAAGGGTTAGACTTTAGTTATCTAATTGTTGAAGCCCTTGGTGGACCGCTTACCGTCTCTGACAAAGATCTCCCTTCTCAAAATCTTAAATTTGGTGTCAGCGATGAGCGATTCAAAGTATTGGAGAACGAGACGAAACGCACAGAGTACAATGATACGCAAGGCTATCTACGATTCACGTATGAGCCTCGCATTGCTGTCAAGTCACAGTTAAATTCGTCTGAAAGTCCAATTACATTCAACTTAATTGCAACG GACACAGGGAATCCTTCAAAGGAAAGTCTATTCCCCATTACAGTGAATATAGTTCCTCAAGATGTCCGTGATCCCGAGTTTGAAAAGCCCTATTATACGTCCGCCATCCCGGATTCTTCA TTCACAGGAATTCTTCCGGTAAAACCTAATATTCTCGCTAGAGACGGAGATACAATAATCGACATCCAACTACGTTATGAAATTGTCGATAAAG gTGGGCTCAAcgttaaactaaaaaacacgCAACCCGATAAAGGAGTTCCcatagaaattgaattaactaCAGCAGTGGAAGGAACACCAACCGACAAAATGCGATACATCGTGATTAAA GCAATACAAACCGATGATGACAGTCGGTCCGAAACGGTCGCCCTTGCCGTCGAACTTCCACAAGCCGTGGTAACTACGACTACGATAACGTCAACGTTGGCAACTTGCCCACCACCAACTTGCCCGACGTCTACCACACCAA ATTCAACTTCATGCCCAATTGTAACTTGCCCAGCACCCAATACTACGACTAGTCCTTTGATATGCGACTGTACAACAACCCCTGTTGCAG CGACGTGCCCCACTACAACCGCACCGCCAGCGGATTCTACGGTCCACttcgaaaaacaacaatatgCGTCTGAAATCTTAGAAAATTCTCCGGTGAACACCTTTATTGTCGAGCTAAGTGCCACGACCACCACGTCCAATGAAAAACCGGAATACAGTTTGGAAA gttacgacgcaaaatattttcaagttgatCCCAAAACGGGAATTGTCACGACCGCCCAATCTCTTCCAGTCGGCGATTACCTTGTGGACGCCATCGCTCAAATTCCTAGCGGTGACAAGGATCGTGCTCGG ATCGTCATCTCGGTGGTTGCGGGGATCTCGTGCAATGGGACCCAGTTCGGCTCGCCTCTCTACGACTTCCCGGTTGCGGAACGCACGACAGGAATAGTCGGTCACGTTGATTTGCGATCGACCGATACCAATACTGACGACTACACCCTGTCTATCAGTTCGTGCAGCCCCCCGTCCATGACAG attCTTTCGACGTCAACCAAAATGGAGACGTAGTTGTTGTGAGTCCGTTCAATTGGACAAACGACAGGACGCGCATCGTTCTGACAATATCGGCCGAAAATCTAGTCAATGCTAGGATGACCCCCATTTCGACTATCGTCAACATCGACGTGTTGGATATCAACGAAGCGCCGCAATTCACCAGTTACGGTTCTTCTCTCCTGATTGGCTATCCGGACCGGACCTATTTCGATCCTTCTGTCCAAATGCCACTCATCACAGTCAAA GCGTACGATGGTGACCAAGTAGAAAATGCCACTCTGACTTATCACGTCATGAACGAATTCGAAGTCTTCGACATGGATTTGCTGGCAGGTTCTCTGTTTGTCAAAGGCGTCGATACTTTAAATTGGGAAACGAGCCGCACCGTTCAAATCGCCGCCAGGGATAAACACGGTCTGCAGGGGACTCTCAACATAACT GTCAAACCGTTGAGCGATAATTTCATCACGCTAATGAATGCCAAAAGTCAATCAGATTCCCTGACAGATGAGACGGTGGCCACTGATATGAGCCGCATTCTCGGGTGTCAGGTAGTCGTGTTACGTATGGAAAAGAGTCCCGCACTTTCTGCTCGTGTCACGCCATCAGCACTCGAAGGTTACAACTACAAAATAACTCTTTACGCCCTTAATAAAACGACATTTATCACGAGAGACGAATTCACTCA aaaattcaatcaagCAAATGTTGCGGGATTAAACTGGACCGTGGACGAGAATTTAGGTCTTTCTGCCCCGCAAGAATACCAAGTCGAATCGAAGATCGACACCTTGTCTCAAGAAGTGCAAAGTTACACGATCGCCACCGCCGTCTTGGGCGCATTGCTCGGCTTGGCCCTGGTTGCCGTCGTCGTCTACTTGGTTTACGTCAAGAAATT CAAGGCGGAACGTCCTTGGAGCAAAGCTGTCGGAGCCGCATCATTGGACGTAGACAAGAAACACTGGGACCAGCGATC GTTTGCTCGATCGAGCGTTCAAGATGATGAAGCATCCGAAGGGCAGGTCGATATCTACAACAG GGAATTTTATGGGGAAACCTTCAAAGCTTCATCGACACCCGTCATTCGCTTCAGTATAGAAAAACCTGTTGTTGATAAAACTGTGCAACCGACTCAGACAAAGACTGTCGAAGAGGAAGCGTACTGTCCACCGACCCCACTGCCGAAGAAAAGCATTTTAAAAGATCCGAACAGCACCACGGATAAGAGCAGcaaacag AAAACGAATGTCGAGAGCAAGTTAGAGGACACTGCTGGCGTCAAGTTCAGTCCGACTCCGGAAGTGATTCAAGTGGCGGCAACAGCGTCTGAAATCCAAGAGGTTGACCTCGATAAGAGCaacaaagacgacgacgacgacgagttctTGATTGAAGAGTTCtaa
- the LOC124209829 gene encoding uncharacterized protein LOC124209829 isoform X5, translating to MKSDAYVLVTGLMIAALASLPEVQSQDCVFISEMQVIIPSGETESVTIDETEQKDKVILSLTTSSGNVSCLDEGTPFSKYIEYLHTANTNLKFSIKKEIGDDLDDGNVNKEGVLLGRCTLSCPQVTVPTLLFIAVTITPVNTQSPKFNASSVELTLDENFPKGLDFSYLIVEALGGPLTVSDKDLPSQNLKFGVSDERFKVLENETKRTEYNDTQGYLRFTYEPRIAVKSQLNSSESPITFNLIATDTGNPSKESLFPITVNIVPQDVRDPEFEKPYYTSAIPDSSFTGILPVKPNILARDGDTIIDIQLRYEIVDKGGLNVKLKNTQPDKGVPIEIELTTAVEGTPTDKMRYIVIKAIQTDDDSRSETVALAVELPQAVVTTTTITSTLATCPPPTCPTSTTPSETTTTPSCTTPITTPTTQQTCASCPPCTTVSTDISTSCPTFDPTTDCPTGTSSSSNCPACPVTTESVTTCPTECPTCPSECPTTPECLTTQTECPTYPTVPTTCPTIACPTENTPVTSSPTTPSPPTSTDSTSCPIVTCPAPNTTTSPLICDCTTTPVAATCPTTTAPPADSTVHFEKQQYASEILENSPVNTFIVELSATTTTSNEKPEYSLESYDAKYFQVDPKTGIVTTAQSLPVGDYLVDAIAQIPSGDKDRARIVISVVAGISCNGTQFGSPLYDFPVAERTTGIVGHVDLRSTDTNTDDYTLSISSCSPPSMTDSFDVNQNGDVVVVSPFNWTNDRTRIVLTISAENLVNARMTPISTIVNIDVLDINEAPQFTSYGSSLLIGYPDRTYFDPSVQMPLITVKAYDGDQVENATLTYHVMNEFEVFDMDLLAGSLFVKGVDTLNWETSRTVQIAARDKHGLQGTLNITVKPLSDNFITLMNAKSQSDSLTDETVATDMSRILGCQVVVLRMEKSPALSARVTPSALEGYNYKITLYALNKTTFITRDEFTQKFNQANVAGLNWTVDENLGLSAPQEYQVESKIDTLSQEVQSYTIATAVLGALLGLALVAVVVYLVYVKKFKAERPWSKAVGAASLDVDKKHWDQRSFARSSVQDDEASEGQVDIYNREFYGETFKASSTPVIRFSIEKPVVDKTVQPTQTKTVEEEAYCPPTPLPKKSILKDPNSTTDKSSKQKTNVESKLEDTAGVKFSPTPEVIQVAATASEIQEVDLDKSNKDDDDDEFLIEEF from the exons atgAAAAGTGACGCTTACGTTTTGGTAACGGGACTGATGATTGCTGCCCTCGCCAGTCTGCCGGAAGTCCAGTCTCAAG ATTGCGTTTTCATTTCTGAGATGCAGGTCATAATACCGTCGGGAGAGACGGAGAGTGTGACAATCGATGAAACTGaacaaaaagacaaagttATTTTGAGTCTAACAACTTCTTCTGGAA ACGTTAGTTGCTTGGATGAAGGAACTCCTTTCTCTAAATATATTGAATATTTGCACACTGCAAATACCAATTTGAAATTCTccataaaaaaggaaattggtgACGACCTTGACGACGGCAACGTAAATAAG GAAGGGGTATTGCTAGGACGGTGTACACTGTCCTGTCCCCAAGTAACCGTCCCCACCTTATTATTT ATCGCTGTCACCATTACTCCTGTAAATACCCAATCGCCAAAGTTCAATGCCAGTTCAGTAGAATTGACTTTGGACGAAAATTTTCCTAAAGGGTTAGACTTTAGTTATCTAATTGTTGAAGCCCTTGGTGGACCGCTTACCGTCTCTGACAAAGATCTCCCTTCTCAAAATCTTAAATTTGGTGTCAGCGATGAGCGATTCAAAGTATTGGAGAACGAGACGAAACGCACAGAGTACAATGATACGCAAGGCTATCTACGATTCACGTATGAGCCTCGCATTGCTGTCAAGTCACAGTTAAATTCGTCTGAAAGTCCAATTACATTCAACTTAATTGCAACG GACACAGGGAATCCTTCAAAGGAAAGTCTATTCCCCATTACAGTGAATATAGTTCCTCAAGATGTCCGTGATCCCGAGTTTGAAAAGCCCTATTATACGTCCGCCATCCCGGATTCTTCA TTCACAGGAATTCTTCCGGTAAAACCTAATATTCTCGCTAGAGACGGAGATACAATAATCGACATCCAACTACGTTATGAAATTGTCGATAAAG gTGGGCTCAAcgttaaactaaaaaacacgCAACCCGATAAAGGAGTTCCcatagaaattgaattaactaCAGCAGTGGAAGGAACACCAACCGACAAAATGCGATACATCGTGATTAAA GCAATACAAACCGATGATGACAGTCGGTCCGAAACGGTCGCCCTTGCCGTCGAACTTCCACAAGCCGTGGTAACTACGACTACGATAACGTCAACGTTGGCAACTTGCCCACCACCAACTTGCCCGACGTCTACCACACCAAGTGAGACTACGACTACACCATCGTGTACAACTCCGATTACTACTCCTACCACCCAACAAACTTGTGCATCCTGTCCGCCGTGCACCACAGTATCTACCGACATCTCAACATCCTGCCCGACATTCGATCCGACTACTGACTGTCCAACAG GTACTAGCAGTAGTAGCAATTGTCCGGCTTGTCCGGTAACAACCGAGTCGGTAACAACCTGTCCGACAGAGTGCCCAACCTGTCCGTCAGAGTGCCCAACTACTCCAGAGTGTTTAACCACTCAGACAGAGTGTCCAACCTATCCAACAGTTCCGACAACGTGTCCAACGATTGCGTGTCCAACAGAAAATACCCCCGTTACATCTTCACCTACTACACCAAGCCCACCGACCAGTACAG ATTCAACTTCATGCCCAATTGTAACTTGCCCAGCACCCAATACTACGACTAGTCCTTTGATATGCGACTGTACAACAACCCCTGTTGCAG CGACGTGCCCCACTACAACCGCACCGCCAGCGGATTCTACGGTCCACttcgaaaaacaacaatatgCGTCTGAAATCTTAGAAAATTCTCCGGTGAACACCTTTATTGTCGAGCTAAGTGCCACGACCACCACGTCCAATGAAAAACCGGAATACAGTTTGGAAA gttacgacgcaaaatattttcaagttgatCCCAAAACGGGAATTGTCACGACCGCCCAATCTCTTCCAGTCGGCGATTACCTTGTGGACGCCATCGCTCAAATTCCTAGCGGTGACAAGGATCGTGCTCGG ATCGTCATCTCGGTGGTTGCGGGGATCTCGTGCAATGGGACCCAGTTCGGCTCGCCTCTCTACGACTTCCCGGTTGCGGAACGCACGACAGGAATAGTCGGTCACGTTGATTTGCGATCGACCGATACCAATACTGACGACTACACCCTGTCTATCAGTTCGTGCAGCCCCCCGTCCATGACAG attCTTTCGACGTCAACCAAAATGGAGACGTAGTTGTTGTGAGTCCGTTCAATTGGACAAACGACAGGACGCGCATCGTTCTGACAATATCGGCCGAAAATCTAGTCAATGCTAGGATGACCCCCATTTCGACTATCGTCAACATCGACGTGTTGGATATCAACGAAGCGCCGCAATTCACCAGTTACGGTTCTTCTCTCCTGATTGGCTATCCGGACCGGACCTATTTCGATCCTTCTGTCCAAATGCCACTCATCACAGTCAAA GCGTACGATGGTGACCAAGTAGAAAATGCCACTCTGACTTATCACGTCATGAACGAATTCGAAGTCTTCGACATGGATTTGCTGGCAGGTTCTCTGTTTGTCAAAGGCGTCGATACTTTAAATTGGGAAACGAGCCGCACCGTTCAAATCGCCGCCAGGGATAAACACGGTCTGCAGGGGACTCTCAACATAACT GTCAAACCGTTGAGCGATAATTTCATCACGCTAATGAATGCCAAAAGTCAATCAGATTCCCTGACAGATGAGACGGTGGCCACTGATATGAGCCGCATTCTCGGGTGTCAGGTAGTCGTGTTACGTATGGAAAAGAGTCCCGCACTTTCTGCTCGTGTCACGCCATCAGCACTCGAAGGTTACAACTACAAAATAACTCTTTACGCCCTTAATAAAACGACATTTATCACGAGAGACGAATTCACTCA aaaattcaatcaagCAAATGTTGCGGGATTAAACTGGACCGTGGACGAGAATTTAGGTCTTTCTGCCCCGCAAGAATACCAAGTCGAATCGAAGATCGACACCTTGTCTCAAGAAGTGCAAAGTTACACGATCGCCACCGCCGTCTTGGGCGCATTGCTCGGCTTGGCCCTGGTTGCCGTCGTCGTCTACTTGGTTTACGTCAAGAAATT CAAGGCGGAACGTCCTTGGAGCAAAGCTGTCGGAGCCGCATCATTGGACGTAGACAAGAAACACTGGGACCAGCGATC GTTTGCTCGATCGAGCGTTCAAGATGATGAAGCATCCGAAGGGCAGGTCGATATCTACAACAG GGAATTTTATGGGGAAACCTTCAAAGCTTCATCGACACCCGTCATTCGCTTCAGTATAGAAAAACCTGTTGTTGATAAAACTGTGCAACCGACTCAGACAAAGACTGTCGAAGAGGAAGCGTACTGTCCACCGACCCCACTGCCGAAGAAAAGCATTTTAAAAGATCCGAACAGCACCACGGATAAGAGCAGcaaacag AAAACGAATGTCGAGAGCAAGTTAGAGGACACTGCTGGCGTCAAGTTCAGTCCGACTCCGGAAGTGATTCAAGTGGCGGCAACAGCGTCTGAAATCCAAGAGGTTGACCTCGATAAGAGCaacaaagacgacgacgacgacgagttctTGATTGAAGAGTTCtaa
- the LOC124209829 gene encoding protocadherin Fat 4-like isoform X7, translating to MKSDAYVLVTGLMIAALASLPEVQSQDCVFISEMQVIIPSGETESVTIDETEQKDKVILSLTTSSGNVSCLDEGTPFSKYIEYLHTANTNLKFSIKKEIGDDLDDGNVNKEGVLLGRCTLSCPQVTVPTLLFIAVTITPVNTQSPKFNASSVELTLDENFPKGLDFSYLIVEALGGPLTVSDKDLPSQNLKFGVSDERFKVLENETKRTEYNDTQGYLRFTYEPRIAVKSQLNSSESPITFNLIATDTGNPSKESLFPITVNIVPQDVRDPEFEKPYYTSAIPDSSFTGILPVKPNILARDGDTIIDIQLRYEIVDKGGLNVKLKNTQPDKGVPIEIELTTAVEGTPTDKMRYIVIKAIQTDDDSRSETVALAVELPQAVVTTTTITSTLATCPPPTCPTSTTPSETTTTPSCTTPITTPTTQQTCASCPPCTTVSTDISTSCPTFDPTTDCPTDSTSCPIVTCPAPNTTTSPLICDCTTTPVAATCPTTTAPPADSTVHFEKQQYASEILENSPVNTFIVELSATTTTSNEKPEYSLEKGYDAKYFQVDPKTGIVTTAQSLPVGDYLVDAIAQIPSGDKDRARIVISVVAGISCNGTQFGSPLYDFPVAERTTGIVGHVDLRSTDTNTDDYTLSISSCSPPSMTDSFDVNQNGDVVVVSPFNWTNDRTRIVLTISAENLVNARMTPISTIVNIDVLDINEAPQFTSYGSSLLIGYPDRTYFDPSVQMPLITVKAYDGDQVENATLTYHVMNEFEVFDMDLLAGSLFVKGVDTLNWETSRTVQIAARDKHGLQGTLNITVKPLSDNFITLMNAKSQSDSLTDETVATDMSRILGCQVVVLRMEKSPALSARVTPSALEGYNYKITLYALNKTTFITRDEFTQKFNQANVAGLNWTVDENLGLSAPQEYQVESKIDTLSQEVQSYTIATAVLGALLGLALVAVVVYLVYVKKFKAERPWSKAVGAASLDVDKKHWDQRSFARSSVQDDEASEGQVDIYNREFYGETFKASSTPVIRFSIEKPVVDKTVQPTQTKTVEEEAYCPPTPLPKKSILKDPNSTTDKSSKQKTNVESKLEDTAGVKFSPTPEVIQVAATASEIQEVDLDKSNKDDDDDEFLIEEF from the exons atgAAAAGTGACGCTTACGTTTTGGTAACGGGACTGATGATTGCTGCCCTCGCCAGTCTGCCGGAAGTCCAGTCTCAAG ATTGCGTTTTCATTTCTGAGATGCAGGTCATAATACCGTCGGGAGAGACGGAGAGTGTGACAATCGATGAAACTGaacaaaaagacaaagttATTTTGAGTCTAACAACTTCTTCTGGAA ACGTTAGTTGCTTGGATGAAGGAACTCCTTTCTCTAAATATATTGAATATTTGCACACTGCAAATACCAATTTGAAATTCTccataaaaaaggaaattggtgACGACCTTGACGACGGCAACGTAAATAAG GAAGGGGTATTGCTAGGACGGTGTACACTGTCCTGTCCCCAAGTAACCGTCCCCACCTTATTATTT ATCGCTGTCACCATTACTCCTGTAAATACCCAATCGCCAAAGTTCAATGCCAGTTCAGTAGAATTGACTTTGGACGAAAATTTTCCTAAAGGGTTAGACTTTAGTTATCTAATTGTTGAAGCCCTTGGTGGACCGCTTACCGTCTCTGACAAAGATCTCCCTTCTCAAAATCTTAAATTTGGTGTCAGCGATGAGCGATTCAAAGTATTGGAGAACGAGACGAAACGCACAGAGTACAATGATACGCAAGGCTATCTACGATTCACGTATGAGCCTCGCATTGCTGTCAAGTCACAGTTAAATTCGTCTGAAAGTCCAATTACATTCAACTTAATTGCAACG GACACAGGGAATCCTTCAAAGGAAAGTCTATTCCCCATTACAGTGAATATAGTTCCTCAAGATGTCCGTGATCCCGAGTTTGAAAAGCCCTATTATACGTCCGCCATCCCGGATTCTTCA TTCACAGGAATTCTTCCGGTAAAACCTAATATTCTCGCTAGAGACGGAGATACAATAATCGACATCCAACTACGTTATGAAATTGTCGATAAAG gTGGGCTCAAcgttaaactaaaaaacacgCAACCCGATAAAGGAGTTCCcatagaaattgaattaactaCAGCAGTGGAAGGAACACCAACCGACAAAATGCGATACATCGTGATTAAA GCAATACAAACCGATGATGACAGTCGGTCCGAAACGGTCGCCCTTGCCGTCGAACTTCCACAAGCCGTGGTAACTACGACTACGATAACGTCAACGTTGGCAACTTGCCCACCACCAACTTGCCCGACGTCTACCACACCAAGTGAGACTACGACTACACCATCGTGTACAACTCCGATTACTACTCCTACCACCCAACAAACTTGTGCATCCTGTCCGCCGTGCACCACAGTATCTACCGACATCTCAACATCCTGCCCGACATTCGATCCGACTACTGACTGTCCAACAG ATTCAACTTCATGCCCAATTGTAACTTGCCCAGCACCCAATACTACGACTAGTCCTTTGATATGCGACTGTACAACAACCCCTGTTGCAG CGACGTGCCCCACTACAACCGCACCGCCAGCGGATTCTACGGTCCACttcgaaaaacaacaatatgCGTCTGAAATCTTAGAAAATTCTCCGGTGAACACCTTTATTGTCGAGCTAAGTGCCACGACCACCACGTCCAATGAAAAACCGGAATACAGTTTGGAAA aaggttacgacgcaaaatattttcaagttgatCCCAAAACGGGAATTGTCACGACCGCCCAATCTCTTCCAGTCGGCGATTACCTTGTGGACGCCATCGCTCAAATTCCTAGCGGTGACAAGGATCGTGCTCGG ATCGTCATCTCGGTGGTTGCGGGGATCTCGTGCAATGGGACCCAGTTCGGCTCGCCTCTCTACGACTTCCCGGTTGCGGAACGCACGACAGGAATAGTCGGTCACGTTGATTTGCGATCGACCGATACCAATACTGACGACTACACCCTGTCTATCAGTTCGTGCAGCCCCCCGTCCATGACAG attCTTTCGACGTCAACCAAAATGGAGACGTAGTTGTTGTGAGTCCGTTCAATTGGACAAACGACAGGACGCGCATCGTTCTGACAATATCGGCCGAAAATCTAGTCAATGCTAGGATGACCCCCATTTCGACTATCGTCAACATCGACGTGTTGGATATCAACGAAGCGCCGCAATTCACCAGTTACGGTTCTTCTCTCCTGATTGGCTATCCGGACCGGACCTATTTCGATCCTTCTGTCCAAATGCCACTCATCACAGTCAAA GCGTACGATGGTGACCAAGTAGAAAATGCCACTCTGACTTATCACGTCATGAACGAATTCGAAGTCTTCGACATGGATTTGCTGGCAGGTTCTCTGTTTGTCAAAGGCGTCGATACTTTAAATTGGGAAACGAGCCGCACCGTTCAAATCGCCGCCAGGGATAAACACGGTCTGCAGGGGACTCTCAACATAACT GTCAAACCGTTGAGCGATAATTTCATCACGCTAATGAATGCCAAAAGTCAATCAGATTCCCTGACAGATGAGACGGTGGCCACTGATATGAGCCGCATTCTCGGGTGTCAGGTAGTCGTGTTACGTATGGAAAAGAGTCCCGCACTTTCTGCTCGTGTCACGCCATCAGCACTCGAAGGTTACAACTACAAAATAACTCTTTACGCCCTTAATAAAACGACATTTATCACGAGAGACGAATTCACTCA aaaattcaatcaagCAAATGTTGCGGGATTAAACTGGACCGTGGACGAGAATTTAGGTCTTTCTGCCCCGCAAGAATACCAAGTCGAATCGAAGATCGACACCTTGTCTCAAGAAGTGCAAAGTTACACGATCGCCACCGCCGTCTTGGGCGCATTGCTCGGCTTGGCCCTGGTTGCCGTCGTCGTCTACTTGGTTTACGTCAAGAAATT CAAGGCGGAACGTCCTTGGAGCAAAGCTGTCGGAGCCGCATCATTGGACGTAGACAAGAAACACTGGGACCAGCGATC GTTTGCTCGATCGAGCGTTCAAGATGATGAAGCATCCGAAGGGCAGGTCGATATCTACAACAG GGAATTTTATGGGGAAACCTTCAAAGCTTCATCGACACCCGTCATTCGCTTCAGTATAGAAAAACCTGTTGTTGATAAAACTGTGCAACCGACTCAGACAAAGACTGTCGAAGAGGAAGCGTACTGTCCACCGACCCCACTGCCGAAGAAAAGCATTTTAAAAGATCCGAACAGCACCACGGATAAGAGCAGcaaacag AAAACGAATGTCGAGAGCAAGTTAGAGGACACTGCTGGCGTCAAGTTCAGTCCGACTCCGGAAGTGATTCAAGTGGCGGCAACAGCGTCTGAAATCCAAGAGGTTGACCTCGATAAGAGCaacaaagacgacgacgacgacgagttctTGATTGAAGAGTTCtaa